Proteins encoded in a region of the Nocardia asteroides genome:
- a CDS encoding HAD-IC family P-type ATPase produces MSITVQASGATGLTVAEVEQRRRDGLTNDVPDRAGRSVRDIVRANVFTRINALLGVLFVLVLATGSIIDGIFGLLIVANSAVGIIQEIRAKRTLDQLAIVGQAKPTVRRDGTSVEIAPREVVLDDLIELGPGDQIVVDGTIQESEQLEVDESLLTGEADPIDKPVGATVMSGSYVVSGSGAYRATKVGRDAYAARLAEEASKFTLVHSELRSGIDKILKFITYLLVPAGLLSVYNQLVSSKESWRPAVTGMVAALVPMVPEGLVLMTSIAFAVGVVRLGRRKCLVQELPAIEGLARVDVVCADKTGTLTEIGMRLSDIKTSEAFDDGEVRAVLAALAADDPRPNASVQAIAEGLPDGPGWQRTAVAPFSSAKKWSGCSYGEHGDWLLGAPDVLLTPDSAEARVAEELGASGLRVLLLARSDRPVDAPDAPGLVRPAALVVLEQKIRPDARATLEYFASQDVEIKVISGDNAVSVGAVASSLDLPGGGHPIDARELPQDRDGLADALDHNTTFGRVRPDQKRAMVSALQSRGHTVAMTGDGVNDVLALKDSDIGVAMGSGSPATRAVAQIVLLDNKFATLPYVVGEGRRVIGNIERVSNLFLTKTVYSVLLAFLIGVAGVGSQIFGYEPIGYPFLPRHVTIAAWFTIGIPAFILSLAPNNERARTGFVGRVMRLAIPSGVVIGVATFVAYLIAYAGPQATEQQKVQAGTTALITLIMIAVWVLAIVARPYVWWKVVLIAVSVGAYVVLFTVPFTREFFKLDPSDAALTGAAVICGLVGIVLVEAAWWVSAVLLGDKRQLLPSSPGGAA; encoded by the coding sequence ATGTCGATTACCGTGCAGGCCTCGGGCGCCACCGGGCTCACAGTGGCCGAGGTCGAGCAACGCCGCCGCGACGGTTTGACCAACGATGTCCCGGATCGCGCGGGCCGATCGGTCCGTGACATCGTGCGCGCCAACGTCTTCACCCGGATCAACGCCCTCCTCGGTGTCCTGTTCGTCCTGGTGCTGGCCACCGGCTCGATCATCGACGGCATATTCGGCCTGCTGATCGTCGCCAACAGCGCGGTCGGCATCATCCAGGAGATCCGCGCGAAACGCACCCTGGACCAGCTCGCGATCGTCGGCCAGGCCAAGCCGACCGTCCGCCGCGACGGCACGTCGGTCGAGATCGCGCCGCGCGAGGTGGTGCTCGACGACCTCATCGAGCTCGGTCCCGGCGACCAGATCGTCGTGGACGGCACGATCCAGGAGTCCGAACAGCTCGAGGTGGACGAGTCGTTGCTCACCGGCGAGGCGGACCCGATCGACAAGCCGGTCGGCGCGACGGTGATGTCGGGCAGCTACGTGGTGTCCGGGTCCGGCGCCTACCGCGCCACCAAGGTCGGTCGGGACGCCTACGCCGCGCGGTTGGCGGAGGAGGCGAGCAAGTTCACCCTGGTGCACTCCGAGCTGCGCAGCGGTATCGACAAGATCCTGAAGTTCATCACCTACCTGCTCGTTCCCGCGGGCCTGCTGAGCGTCTACAACCAGCTGGTCTCCAGCAAGGAGTCGTGGCGTCCCGCGGTCACCGGCATGGTGGCCGCGCTGGTGCCGATGGTGCCGGAGGGGCTGGTGCTGATGACGTCCATCGCGTTCGCGGTCGGCGTGGTGCGGCTGGGCCGGCGCAAGTGCCTGGTCCAGGAACTGCCTGCGATCGAGGGGCTGGCCAGGGTCGACGTGGTGTGCGCGGACAAGACCGGCACGCTGACCGAGATCGGCATGCGGCTGTCGGACATCAAGACGTCGGAGGCCTTCGACGACGGCGAGGTCCGCGCCGTGCTGGCCGCGCTCGCGGCCGACGATCCGCGGCCGAACGCGAGCGTGCAGGCGATCGCCGAGGGGCTGCCGGACGGTCCCGGCTGGCAGCGCACCGCCGTGGCGCCGTTCTCCTCGGCCAAGAAGTGGAGCGGCTGCTCCTACGGCGAGCACGGCGACTGGCTGCTCGGCGCGCCGGATGTGCTGCTCACCCCGGACTCCGCGGAGGCGCGGGTCGCCGAGGAACTCGGCGCTTCCGGCCTGCGCGTGCTGCTGCTGGCTCGTAGCGACCGTCCGGTGGACGCACCCGACGCCCCCGGCCTCGTGCGGCCGGCCGCCCTGGTCGTGCTGGAGCAGAAGATCCGGCCCGACGCCCGCGCCACGCTCGAATACTTCGCGAGCCAGGATGTCGAGATCAAGGTCATCTCCGGCGACAACGCCGTGTCGGTCGGCGCGGTGGCCTCCTCGCTCGACCTGCCGGGCGGCGGCCACCCGATCGACGCGCGGGAGCTACCGCAGGACCGCGACGGCCTGGCCGACGCGCTCGACCACAACACCACCTTCGGCCGGGTCCGTCCCGATCAGAAGCGCGCGATGGTGTCCGCCCTGCAGTCGCGCGGGCACACCGTGGCGATGACCGGCGACGGAGTCAACGACGTTCTGGCGCTGAAGGATTCGGACATCGGCGTGGCCATGGGCTCGGGCAGCCCCGCGACCAGGGCGGTGGCGCAGATCGTCCTGCTGGACAACAAGTTCGCCACGCTGCCCTATGTGGTCGGCGAGGGGCGGCGGGTCATCGGCAACATCGAGCGCGTTTCCAATCTGTTTCTCACCAAGACCGTCTATTCCGTGCTGCTGGCCTTCTTGATCGGGGTCGCCGGAGTCGGCTCGCAGATCTTCGGCTATGAGCCCATCGGCTATCCGTTCCTGCCGCGCCACGTCACGATCGCGGCCTGGTTCACCATCGGCATTCCGGCGTTCATCCTCTCGCTCGCGCCCAACAACGAGCGTGCCCGCACCGGCTTCGTCGGGCGTGTCATGCGTTTGGCCATCCCGTCGGGCGTCGTGATCGGCGTGGCCACCTTCGTTGCGTACCTGATCGCCTACGCCGGGCCGCAGGCCACCGAGCAGCAGAAGGTCCAGGCGGGCACCACCGCGCTCATCACGCTGATCATGATCGCGGTGTGGGTGCTGGCCATCGTCGCGCGGCCGTATGTCTGGTGGAAGGTGGTGCTGATCGCGGTGTCGGTGGGCGCGTACGTCGTCCTGTTCACCGTTCCGTTCACCCGCGAGTTCTTCAAACTCGATCCCTCCGACGCCGCGCTCACCGGTGCGGCGGTGATCTGCGGCCTGGTCGGCATTGTGCTGGTCGAGGCAGCCTGGTGGGTGAGCGCGGTGCTGCTCGGCGACAAGCGGCAACTGCTGCCCAGCTCACCCGGCGGCGCCGCCTGA
- the rarD gene encoding EamA family transporter RarD, giving the protein MRRSRSIPGVTFGTSAFFLWGLFPAFFGLLAFASPGEVLAQRIVWTLVVVVAVLAVSGRLRELRGIDARVWRLAGVASAAIAVNWGVYVYGVTSGHVVECALGYFINPLVTVAFGVVIFRERLSRAQWAALTLGATAVAVLTVDYGRPPIIALALACSFATYGLVKKVIPLDALRGIAAEGIVAAPFALAFAIALVITGHSRFTTGAGHTALMVATGPVTLVPLLLFAVAAQRVPLSTMGLLQYLTPALQMAWGVAVAHEPMPASRWAGFALIWAALAIFTTDALLRARRGRRTPRHVTTEPGPHPDETRSAP; this is encoded by the coding sequence GTGCGGCGAAGCAGGTCCATCCCCGGTGTGACGTTCGGCACGAGCGCGTTCTTCTTGTGGGGACTTTTCCCCGCCTTCTTCGGTTTGCTGGCGTTCGCCAGCCCCGGCGAGGTGCTGGCGCAGCGGATCGTCTGGACGCTGGTCGTGGTGGTCGCGGTGCTCGCGGTGAGCGGGCGGCTGCGCGAGCTGCGCGGCATCGACGCACGCGTCTGGCGGCTGGCGGGCGTCGCCTCCGCCGCGATCGCGGTCAACTGGGGTGTGTACGTCTACGGCGTCACCTCTGGTCACGTCGTGGAGTGCGCGCTCGGGTACTTCATCAACCCTTTGGTCACCGTCGCGTTCGGCGTGGTGATCTTTCGTGAGCGGCTGAGCAGGGCGCAGTGGGCCGCCCTGACGCTCGGCGCGACCGCGGTGGCCGTGCTCACCGTGGACTACGGCAGACCGCCGATCATCGCACTGGCACTGGCCTGTTCCTTCGCCACCTATGGCCTGGTGAAGAAGGTCATCCCGCTGGACGCGCTGCGCGGCATCGCCGCCGAGGGCATCGTCGCCGCGCCGTTCGCGCTGGCGTTCGCGATCGCCTTGGTGATCACCGGGCACAGCCGATTCACCACCGGCGCCGGGCATACCGCGCTGATGGTGGCCACCGGACCGGTGACCCTCGTGCCGCTGTTGCTGTTCGCCGTCGCCGCCCAGCGGGTTCCGCTGTCCACCATGGGCCTGCTGCAATATCTCACCCCCGCCCTGCAGATGGCCTGGGGCGTCGCCGTCGCGCACGAGCCGATGCCCGCCTCCCGCTGGGCCGGTTTCGCCCTGATCTGGGCCGCGCTGGCGATCTTCACCACCGACGCGCTGCTCCGCGCGCGGCGCGGGCGACGCACACCGCGCCATGTCACCACCGAGCCCGGCCCGCACCCGGACGAGACGCGATCCGCGCCGTGA
- a CDS encoding type II toxin-antitoxin system Phd/YefM family antitoxin: protein MTALPARDLRNHTAEVLRRVEAGEEIEILKDNRPVAKIIPLPRRRQWVPAPEILRELVRLGPDTTGLHQDLRETLTDTTDDLPW, encoded by the coding sequence ATGACTGCGCTACCCGCTCGCGACTTGCGAAATCACACCGCCGAGGTATTGCGCCGCGTCGAGGCAGGCGAGGAGATCGAGATCCTCAAGGACAATCGGCCCGTCGCGAAGATCATCCCGTTACCTCGGCGTCGACAGTGGGTGCCCGCCCCGGAAATCCTTCGCGAACTGGTTCGCCTCGGCCCGGACACCACAGGCCTGCACCAGGATCTCCGTGAGACGCTGACCGATACGACGGACGACTTGCCGTGGTGA
- a CDS encoding type II toxin-antitoxin system VapC family toxin: MKAERALADTSIFIGLEAERFDPARFDGYEWGVSVITLGELRLGVLRAASPDVSARRLATYQLAKQFQPLELDEAVSEHWALLVARLRAAGRKVPINDSWIAATALAHDIPIVTQDGDYDAMPDLKVLKL; the protein is encoded by the coding sequence GTGAAGGCCGAACGCGCACTCGCGGACACCTCGATATTCATAGGTCTCGAGGCAGAGCGTTTCGACCCGGCACGATTCGACGGATACGAGTGGGGTGTTTCGGTCATCACCCTCGGCGAACTACGTCTCGGTGTGCTGCGGGCCGCGAGCCCGGACGTATCGGCCCGCAGGCTGGCGACCTACCAGCTCGCGAAACAGTTCCAGCCACTGGAACTGGACGAGGCCGTCTCGGAGCACTGGGCGCTGCTGGTCGCGCGTCTGCGAGCCGCCGGGCGCAAGGTGCCGATCAACGACAGTTGGATCGCGGCGACCGCGCTGGCACACGATATTCCGATTGTGACCCAGGATGGCGATTACGACGCGATGCCCGACCTGAAGGTGCTGAAGTTGTAG
- a CDS encoding DNA polymerase IV, producing MLHIDMDAFFASVEQLTRPTLRGRPVLVGGTGGRGVVAGASYEARVFGARSAMPMHQARRLVGVTAVVVPPRGAVYGVVSGQVFDALRSRIPVLETLSFDEAFGEPAELAGATVAQVHAFCAELRAVVRERTGLTASVGAGTGKQLAKIASGLAKPDGIRVISPVEQQHLLAGLPVRKLWGIGPVAESRLRSLGIETVGAFAALPESEAMSILGGSVGAALHRLARGIDDRPVAERTEAKQISAETTYETDIVSLEQLRPAIEDMAAAAHRRLTRDGRAARTVVLKLKKSDMSIVTRSFTLPYATEDLATLAAAAQRSALDPRELGPIRLVGVGYGGLSTVRQESLFPELDRGPAAEIAVAEPQPEPAPPPAIGEAAHTAAPTLPVAVWHPGMDVTHPEHGHGWVQGAGLGVVTVRFETRSTGPGPARTFAADDAALTRADPLDSLR from the coding sequence GTGCTGCACATCGACATGGACGCGTTCTTCGCCTCGGTCGAGCAGCTGACCCGGCCGACCTTGCGCGGCAGGCCGGTGCTGGTCGGTGGGACCGGAGGGCGCGGCGTCGTTGCCGGAGCCAGCTACGAGGCGCGGGTGTTCGGCGCGCGGTCGGCGATGCCGATGCACCAGGCGCGCCGGTTGGTCGGCGTCACCGCGGTGGTGGTGCCGCCGCGCGGGGCGGTCTACGGCGTGGTGAGCGGACAGGTCTTCGACGCGCTGCGCAGCCGGATACCGGTGCTGGAGACGTTGTCGTTCGACGAGGCGTTCGGCGAGCCCGCCGAGTTGGCGGGCGCGACGGTGGCCCAGGTGCACGCGTTCTGTGCGGAATTGCGCGCGGTGGTGCGCGAACGGACCGGGTTGACCGCCTCGGTCGGGGCGGGCACCGGGAAACAGCTCGCGAAGATTGCTTCCGGTCTGGCCAAACCCGATGGGATCCGGGTGATCTCGCCGGTCGAGCAACAGCATCTGCTCGCTGGTCTGCCGGTGCGCAAGTTGTGGGGCATCGGTCCGGTCGCGGAGAGCAGATTGCGTTCGCTGGGCATCGAGACCGTGGGCGCCTTCGCCGCCTTGCCGGAATCGGAGGCGATGTCGATTCTCGGCGGCAGCGTGGGCGCGGCGCTGCACCGGCTGGCGCGTGGCATCGATGACCGTCCGGTGGCCGAACGCACCGAGGCGAAGCAGATCAGCGCCGAGACCACCTACGAGACCGACATCGTCAGCCTCGAGCAGCTTCGTCCGGCCATCGAGGACATGGCCGCCGCGGCGCACCGGCGCCTGACCCGGGACGGCCGCGCGGCGCGCACGGTGGTGCTCAAACTGAAGAAGTCCGATATGAGCATCGTCACCCGCTCCTTCACCCTGCCCTACGCCACCGAGGACCTGGCCACCCTCGCCGCCGCCGCCCAGCGTTCGGCGCTCGACCCGCGGGAACTGGGTCCGATCCGCCTCGTCGGGGTCGGCTACGGGGGGCTGTCCACGGTACGTCAGGAGTCGCTGTTCCCCGAGCTCGATCGCGGCCCCGCCGCCGAAATCGCCGTGGCGGAACCGCAGCCCGAGCCGGCACCCCCACCCGCGATCGGCGAGGCAGCGCATACCGCCGCGCCCACCTTGCCCGTCGCCGTCTGGCATCCCGGCATGGACGTGACGCACCCCGAGCACGGCCACGGCTGGGTGCAGGGCGCGGGGCTCGGCGTCGTGACCGTCCGCTTCGAAACCCGTTCCACCGGTCCGGGTCCCGCGCGCACCTTCGCCGCCGACGATGCCGCGCTCACCCGGGCCGATCCGCTGGACAGTCTGCGCTGA
- a CDS encoding UTP--glucose-1-phosphate uridylyltransferase, producing MNIRKAVIPAAGIGSRLLPLTKAIPKEMLPVGDKPVIEHTVRELVASGITDITIVVSGGKSLIQDHFRPNPALVAQLRADGKTAFADAVEEVGELSRLGHITYLDQHGPYGNGTPVLNAARNLGDEPMLVLWPDDVFVAEVPRAQQLIDAYEATGAPVLALMPMDPSESQRYGVPVVADDHGNGLLRITGLREKPKPKDAPSSFAAIGGYVVTPGIIEELRTQTEAWYEHRTGEVYLTDAINVHAANNPVFGQVIRGRWYDTGNPADYLVAQFASALAHAQYGPLLRTLADGLDN from the coding sequence ATGAATATCCGCAAGGCCGTCATCCCGGCCGCTGGTATCGGCTCTCGCCTGCTTCCGCTGACCAAGGCCATCCCCAAGGAGATGCTGCCGGTCGGCGACAAGCCGGTGATCGAGCACACCGTCCGCGAGCTGGTCGCTTCGGGCATCACCGACATCACCATCGTGGTCAGCGGCGGAAAATCATTGATCCAGGATCACTTCCGCCCCAACCCGGCGCTGGTGGCCCAATTGCGCGCGGACGGCAAGACCGCCTTCGCCGACGCGGTCGAGGAGGTCGGCGAGCTGTCCCGGCTCGGCCACATCACCTACCTCGACCAGCACGGGCCCTACGGCAACGGCACCCCGGTGCTCAACGCCGCGCGCAATCTCGGCGACGAGCCGATGCTGGTGCTGTGGCCGGACGACGTATTCGTCGCCGAGGTGCCGCGCGCCCAGCAACTCATCGACGCCTATGAGGCCACCGGAGCCCCCGTCCTCGCACTGATGCCGATGGACCCGTCCGAGTCGCAGCGCTACGGCGTGCCGGTGGTCGCCGACGACCACGGCAACGGCCTGCTGCGCATCACCGGGCTGCGGGAGAAGCCTAAGCCGAAGGACGCGCCGTCGTCCTTCGCCGCGATCGGCGGCTACGTCGTCACCCCCGGCATCATCGAGGAACTGCGCACGCAGACCGAGGCGTGGTACGAGCACCGCACCGGCGAGGTGTATCTCACCGATGCGATCAACGTGCACGCGGCGAACAACCCGGTCTTCGGGCAGGTGATCCGCGGCCGGTGGTACGACACCGGCAACCCGGCCGACTACTTGGTGGCGCAATTCGCCTCGGCGCTGGCGCATGCGCAGTACGGACCGTTGCTGCGCACCCTCGCCGACGGCCTCGACAACTGA
- a CDS encoding C40 family peptidase → MPCISQAADRWPVNRAHGRGEYVPRKSLHRIALGFSLSIIAILSPVGPAWADTGSASGSGPGSASSGSASGSGDSGSASGSAALPVPSVFGLGALAAATTQIGKPYEWGGTGPSSWDCSGLVQWAYRQVGVSIPRTTWQQAKAGTPVPRASLSPGDIVVLNSDGSHVGIYAGLGQVLNAYDWGVPVGYTPLEQFDIYAIRRF, encoded by the coding sequence ATGCCATGTATTAGCCAGGCTGCCGATCGGTGGCCAGTCAACCGCGCCCATGGAAGGGGCGAGTACGTGCCGAGAAAATCGTTGCACCGCATCGCACTCGGATTCTCGCTATCGATCATCGCAATCCTCTCGCCCGTCGGACCTGCCTGGGCCGATACGGGCAGCGCTTCCGGCAGCGGGCCGGGCAGCGCGTCGTCCGGTTCGGCCTCGGGCAGTGGCGACTCCGGCAGCGCCAGCGGCTCGGCCGCCCTGCCGGTGCCCAGTGTGTTCGGCCTCGGCGCACTGGCCGCGGCGACTACCCAGATCGGCAAGCCCTACGAATGGGGCGGGACCGGCCCCTCCAGCTGGGACTGCTCGGGCTTGGTGCAGTGGGCGTACCGACAGGTCGGCGTGAGCATTCCGCGGACCACCTGGCAGCAGGCGAAGGCGGGCACGCCGGTCCCGCGGGCCTCCCTTTCCCCCGGGGACATCGTCGTGCTGAACAGTGACGGCTCCCATGTCGGCATCTACGCCGGTTTGGGCCAGGTGCTCAACGCCTACGACTGGGGTGTGCCGGTCGGCTACACCCCGCTGGAACAATTCGACATCTACGCCATCCGGCGCTTCTGA
- the ileS gene encoding isoleucine--tRNA ligase, protein MADHTSSNSAYPRVDLSVGNGASFPEMERRVLDAWAAADTFRASIENRSGAAEFVFYDGPPFANGLPHYGHLLTGYVKDLVPRFQTMRGKRVDRRFGWDCHGLPAEIEAEKQLGITDKSQIDAMGLAEFNAACKTSVLRYTGEWRDYVTRQARWVDFDNDYKTLDTDFMESVMWAFKSLYDKGLIYQGFRVLPYSWYEQTPLSNQETRLDDAYKMRQDPAVTVDMALRVPAEHPLHELDGANALIWTTTPWTLPSNLAIAVHPDVRYVHLRAADGKRYVLAAERVSHYAREFGEDAQVLGEFDGAALAEVSYAPPFDFFLGHPNAHRVLTADYVTTDSGTGIVHLAPAFGEEDMEVATAHGIELVQPLDAGGKFTSMVPPYEGLMVFDANPVIIKDLKAAGKLLRHETIEHSYPHSWRSGQPLIYMAVPSWFVAVTKFRERMVELNKQITWVPEHIRDGQFGKWLEGARDWNISRNRYWGSPIPVWVSDDPAYPRVDVYGSLDELERDFGVRPADLHRPMIDELTRPNPDDPTGGSTMRRVPEVLDCWFESGSMPYAQVHYPFENKEWFDSHFPGDFIVEYNGQTRGWFYTLHVLATALFDAPAFKTVAAHGIVLGDDGLKMSKSKGNYPDVNEVFDRDGSDAMRWFLMSSPILRGGNLIVTERGIREGVSHALRPLWNAWTFLQLYASKPGVWRTDSPHVLDRYILAKLARTRDVITEALEVYDIAGACEELRSFADALTNWYVRRSRSRFWSEDRDAVDTLHTVLEVVTRLAAPLLPLITEVIWRGLTGGESVHLADWPKEGELPDDPELVAAMDEVRVVCSTVLSLRKAQNLRVRLPLAEVTIAAADAERLAPFADIVADEVNVKKVDLTTDVDAHGRFELVVNARAAGPRLGKDVQTVIKAVKAGEWSEDADGTVRAAGIALLPEEYTQRLVAAEPESTAALPANAGLVVLNSVVTEELEAEGWARDLIRDLQETRKSSGLDVSDRITVVLDVPADRAAWAQAHRDLIAGEILATTLSFGDAGPAAAELVGGVRARITKA, encoded by the coding sequence ATGGCGGACCACACTTCCAGCAACAGCGCATACCCGCGCGTCGACCTGAGCGTCGGCAACGGGGCGTCGTTCCCCGAGATGGAGCGCCGCGTGCTCGACGCGTGGGCGGCCGCCGACACCTTCCGCGCCAGCATCGAAAACCGTTCCGGCGCAGCGGAATTCGTCTTCTATGACGGGCCGCCCTTTGCCAACGGTCTGCCGCATTACGGACATTTGCTCACCGGATACGTCAAGGATCTCGTTCCGCGTTTCCAGACCATGCGCGGCAAGCGGGTCGATCGGCGATTCGGATGGGACTGCCACGGGTTGCCCGCGGAAATCGAAGCCGAAAAGCAGCTGGGTATAACGGACAAATCACAGATCGATGCGATGGGCCTCGCGGAATTCAACGCGGCCTGCAAAACATCGGTGCTGCGATACACCGGAGAATGGCGCGACTACGTGACCCGCCAGGCCCGCTGGGTCGACTTCGACAACGACTACAAGACGCTGGATACCGACTTCATGGAGTCGGTGATGTGGGCGTTCAAGTCGCTGTACGACAAAGGGCTGATCTATCAGGGTTTCCGGGTGCTGCCCTACAGCTGGTACGAGCAGACGCCGCTGTCGAATCAGGAAACCCGCCTCGACGACGCGTACAAGATGCGTCAGGATCCGGCGGTCACCGTCGATATGGCGCTGCGCGTGCCCGCGGAACACCCGCTGCACGAACTCGACGGCGCCAACGCGCTGATCTGGACCACGACACCGTGGACACTGCCGTCCAACCTGGCGATCGCCGTTCACCCCGACGTCCGCTATGTGCACCTGCGCGCGGCCGACGGCAAGCGCTATGTGCTCGCGGCCGAACGGGTCTCGCACTATGCGCGGGAGTTCGGCGAGGACGCGCAGGTGCTCGGCGAGTTCGACGGCGCCGCGCTGGCCGAGGTCTCCTACGCCCCGCCGTTCGACTTCTTCCTGGGCCACCCCAACGCCCACCGCGTGCTCACCGCCGATTATGTGACCACCGACTCCGGCACCGGCATCGTGCATCTCGCGCCCGCCTTCGGTGAGGAGGACATGGAGGTCGCCACGGCCCACGGCATCGAGCTGGTGCAGCCGCTGGATGCGGGCGGCAAGTTCACCTCGATGGTCCCGCCGTACGAGGGTCTGATGGTGTTCGACGCCAACCCGGTGATCATCAAGGACCTCAAGGCCGCGGGAAAGTTGTTGCGGCACGAGACCATCGAGCACTCGTACCCGCACAGCTGGCGCTCCGGGCAGCCGCTGATCTACATGGCCGTGCCGTCCTGGTTCGTCGCGGTCACGAAGTTCCGCGAGCGGATGGTCGAGCTGAACAAGCAGATCACCTGGGTGCCCGAGCACATCCGCGACGGCCAGTTCGGCAAGTGGCTCGAGGGCGCGCGCGACTGGAACATCAGCCGCAACCGCTATTGGGGCAGCCCGATCCCGGTGTGGGTGTCCGACGATCCGGCCTATCCGCGCGTGGACGTGTACGGCTCGCTGGACGAGCTCGAGCGCGACTTCGGCGTGCGCCCTGCCGATCTGCACCGCCCGATGATCGATGAGCTGACCCGGCCGAATCCCGACGACCCGACCGGCGGGTCGACCATGCGCCGGGTGCCCGAAGTGCTGGACTGCTGGTTCGAGTCCGGCTCGATGCCGTATGCCCAGGTGCACTACCCGTTCGAGAACAAGGAGTGGTTCGACAGCCATTTCCCGGGCGATTTCATCGTCGAGTACAACGGGCAGACCCGCGGCTGGTTCTACACGCTGCACGTGCTGGCGACGGCGCTGTTCGATGCCCCGGCGTTCAAGACCGTGGCCGCGCACGGCATCGTGCTCGGCGACGACGGCCTGAAGATGAGCAAGTCCAAGGGCAACTACCCGGACGTCAACGAAGTGTTCGACCGGGACGGCTCGGACGCGATGCGCTGGTTCCTGATGAGTTCGCCGATCCTGCGCGGCGGCAATCTCATCGTCACCGAGCGCGGCATCCGCGAGGGTGTGAGTCACGCGCTGCGGCCGCTGTGGAACGCGTGGACCTTCTTGCAGCTGTACGCCTCGAAGCCGGGTGTGTGGCGGACCGACTCGCCGCACGTGCTCGACCGCTACATCCTGGCGAAGCTCGCGCGGACCAGGGACGTCATCACCGAGGCGCTGGAGGTCTACGACATCGCGGGCGCCTGCGAGGAACTGCGCTCGTTCGCCGACGCGCTGACCAACTGGTATGTGCGGCGGTCGCGGTCGCGGTTCTGGAGTGAGGACCGCGACGCGGTGGACACCCTGCACACGGTGCTCGAGGTGGTCACCCGGCTGGCGGCGCCGTTGCTGCCGCTGATCACCGAGGTGATCTGGCGCGGGCTGACCGGCGGCGAGTCGGTGCACCTGGCCGACTGGCCGAAGGAGGGGGAGCTGCCGGACGACCCGGAGTTGGTCGCCGCCATGGACGAGGTGCGCGTGGTGTGCTCGACGGTGCTGAGCCTGCGGAAGGCGCAGAACCTGCGGGTGCGGCTGCCGCTGGCGGAGGTCACCATCGCCGCGGCCGACGCCGAGCGGCTGGCGCCGTTCGCCGACATCGTCGCCGACGAGGTCAACGTCAAGAAGGTGGACCTGACCACCGACGTGGACGCGCACGGCCGGTTCGAGCTGGTGGTCAACGCCCGCGCCGCGGGTCCGCGCCTCGGCAAGGACGTGCAGACGGTGATCAAGGCGGTGAAGGCCGGGGAGTGGTCCGAGGACGCGGACGGCACCGTCCGAGCGGCCGGAATCGCCCTGCTGCCCGAGGAGTACACCCAGCGCCTGGTCGCCGCCGAGCCCGAGTCGACCGCCGCGCTGCCCGCGAACGCGGGCCTGGTGGTGCTGAACTCGGTGGTCACCGAGGAACTGGAAGCCGAGGGCTGGGCGCGCGACCTCATCCGTGACCTCCAGGAGACCAGGAAGTCCTCCGGGCTGGACGTTTCCGACCGCATCACCGTGGTCCTGGACGTCCCCGCGGACCGGGCCGCCTGGGCCCAGGCCCACCGTGACCTGATCGCGGGCGAGATCCTCGCCACCACGCTGAGTTTCGGCGACGCGGGTCCGGCGGCCGCCGAGCTGGTGGGTGGCGTGCGCGCGCGGATCACCAAGGCCTGA
- a CDS encoding DivIVA domain-containing protein — MPLTPADVHNVAFSKPPIGKRGYNEDEVDAFLDLVEQELSRLIEENADLRQRVAELDAELADAKKNRGPAMANTVKAPIQQVPPPQPEPIKPPVPAAPPAPMPAAPVAKDAPGADANLQAAKVLSLAQEMADRLTSDAKAEAESLLSNARANSERLVGDARTRSEAMIADARQKSDAMLSDAQTRSDNQLRQAKEKADALQADAERKHTEIMATITQQRSVLESRIEQLKTFEREYRVRLKSYLESQLEELENRGSAVPVDGGEAFADANTANNLAPASFAKGGK, encoded by the coding sequence ATGCCGCTGACCCCAGCCGATGTGCACAACGTCGCGTTCAGCAAACCGCCGATCGGGAAGCGCGGCTACAACGAGGATGAAGTCGACGCGTTCCTGGATCTCGTGGAGCAGGAGCTCTCGCGTCTGATCGAGGAGAACGCCGATCTGCGCCAGCGGGTCGCCGAACTCGACGCGGAACTGGCCGATGCCAAGAAGAACCGCGGTCCGGCGATGGCGAACACCGTGAAGGCGCCGATTCAGCAGGTCCCGCCGCCCCAGCCGGAACCGATCAAGCCGCCGGTTCCCGCCGCGCCGCCCGCTCCGATGCCCGCCGCTCCGGTGGCCAAGGACGCTCCCGGCGCGGACGCGAACCTGCAGGCCGCCAAGGTGCTCAGCCTCGCCCAGGAGATGGCGGATCGGCTGACCAGCGACGCCAAGGCCGAGGCGGAGAGCTTGCTGTCGAATGCCCGGGCGAATTCCGAGCGACTGGTCGGAGACGCCAGGACGCGGTCGGAGGCCATGATCGCCGACGCCCGCCAGAAGTCGGACGCGATGCTGTCGGACGCGCAGACCCGCTCGGACAACCAGCTGCGCCAGGCCAAGGAGAAGGCCGACGCGCTGCAGGCCGACGCCGAGCGCAAGCACACCGAGATCATGGCGACCATCACTCAGCAGCGCAGCGTGCTGGAGAGCCGGATCGAGCAGCTCAAGACCTTCGAGCGCGAGTACCGCGTGCGGTTGAAGTCGTACCTGGAGTCGCAGCTCGAGGAGTTGGAGAACCGTGGCTCGGCGGTGCCGGTCGACGGTGGCGAAGCCTTCGCGGACGCCAACACGGCCAACAACCTCGCGCCGGCCTCTTTCGCCAAGGGCGGCAAGTAG